A DNA window from Onychostoma macrolepis isolate SWU-2019 chromosome 13, ASM1243209v1, whole genome shotgun sequence contains the following coding sequences:
- the nanp gene encoding N-acylneuraminate-9-phosphatase, which translates to MWNMMESRGVSSIIFDLDNTLVDTAGAGRIAIQKVCELLKSMHVQECHIKDICDRFLRKLLHESFDPSEGKTIDDVRIHHWYEALQEMQGTDPDPALANSCYHTWKNTRLQALTLSPEVRSLLEELKKKYKLLLITNGDTQTQWEKIEAVRCEGLFSLVVVGGDHPEQKPACSIFTHCFESAGVRPQDCIMVGDSLSTDIQGGINAGVRATVWINSDCKFLPQGSVTPDYTVPSVMNLNDVLLELS; encoded by the exons ATGTGGAATATGATGGAAAGCCGAGGAGTTTCATCGATTATATTTGATTTGGATAACACGCTGGTCGATACAGCCGGCGCAGGACGAATTGCCATTCAGAag GTGTGTGAGCTGCTGAAGTCAATGCATGTGCAGGAATGTCACATCAAAGACATCTGTGATCGCTTTTTACGAAAGCTTCTCCACGAATCGTTCGACCCATCAGAAGGAAAAACAATAGATGATGTGAGGATCCATCACTGGTATGAAGCCCTACAGGAGATGCAGGGCACCGATCCTGATCCGGCTCTGGCCAACAGTTGCTACCACACATGGAAGAACACACGATTACAGGCGCTGACACTTTCTCCTGAGGTTCGATCTCTCCTGGAGGAACTGAAGAAGAAGTACAAACTGCTTCTGATCACCAACGGCGATACTCAGACGCAGTGGGAGAAGATCGAAGCGGTGAGATGTGAGGGTCTCTTTAGTTTGGTGGTAGTCGGAGGAGATCATCCTGAGCAGAAACCGGCGTGCTCCATCTTTACTCACTGCTTCGAGTCTGCAGGAGTCCGGCCGCAGGACTGCATCATGGTGGGAGATTCTCTCAGCACAGACATCCAGGGAGGCATTAATGCAGGAGTGCGGGCCACCGTGTGGATAAACAGTGACTGTAAATTTCTCCCGCAGGGCTCTGTGACTCCAGACTACACTGTTCCTAGTGTAATGAATCTGAATGATGTTCTACTTGAACTGAGTTGA